A genomic segment from Spinacia oleracea cultivar Varoflay chromosome 3, BTI_SOV_V1, whole genome shotgun sequence encodes:
- the LOC130469306 gene encoding F-box/kelch-repeat protein At3g06240-like: protein MKKSKFKEGPLMGLSKDLILEILFRLPVKSLGKLKCVSKKWEKLISNPGFAISHLEFSNSTTPPLTAAMVQYNSICSLNFKSCTDITEGVNLTRWGRQFDDANVFDERYFFMIGSCDGLLCLYIKETDKRKQADDLMYLWNPITNETREISLPVGGKSTYVHVDSCWFGFVNSTNDYKILLVCTVYKPHRQYMLMYSLKNDSWREIRVSGEDLSSISGNVSVFMDDALHFLGHRCILKLDLVSVTFVRIPFSIMPESFPSVDQMLLGVLGEYDCLCVVFVHYSNKGLGKAYEEDSEEDSEEEDSEDSEEEVKEEECMLEMWVLEEYNNWNSWKKMYRIDLEKEIAGLCTKLIGLTYNGIICIRTMNDGFVVVDPSWDPPSYVIVRKHCEKVHNVADYVETLVSPFSPFASDDDDDDDEESDDDEDDSGDGGGDGDDDDGGGVGGCDDNGINLTLSL, encoded by the coding sequence ATGAAAAAATCCAAATTTAAAGAGGGTCCATTAATGGGGTTATCGAAAGATCTGATTCTTGAAATCCTGTTTCGATTGCCCGTCAAATCGTTAGGAAAGCTCAAATGTGTCTCCAAGAAATGGGAAAAACTAATCTCAAACCCTGGTTTCGCCATATCTCATCTCGAATTTTCAAACTCTACTACTCCACCCTTAACCGCTGCTATGGTTCAGTATAACAGCATATGCTCGCTTAATTTTAAAAGCTGTACTGATATCACCGAGGGAGTAAACTTAACCCGGTGGGGTCGACAATTCGACGATGCTAACGTTTTTGACGAGCGTTACTTTTTCATGATTGGGTCATGTGATGGTCTTCTTTGTCTTTACATTAAGGAGACAGATAAGAGGAAACAAGCTGATGATTTGATGTATCTTTGGAACCCTATTACCAACGAAACCAGAGAAATCTCATTGCCTGTTGGCGGAAAATCCACTTATGTTCATGTAGATTCTTGCTGGTTCGGCTTTGTTAACTCTACAAATGACTACAAGATCCTTTTGGTTTGTACAGTGTATAAGCCCCATCGACAGTACATGCTTATGTACTCGTTGAAGAATGATAGTTGGAGAGAGATACGTGTTAGTGGTGAAGATTTGTCTTCCATTTCAGGAAATGTCTCAGTTTTTATGGATGATGCATTGCATTTCCTTGGTCATAGATGCATACTTAAATTGGATTTGGTTAGTGTAACTTTTGTGAGGATACCCTTTTCAATTATGCCTGAGTCATTTCCGAGTGTCGATCAAATGTTGCTCGGTGTCCTTGGAGAATATGATTGTCTGTGTGTTGTGTTTGTACATTACTCCAATAAAGGCTTGGGGAAAGCCTACGAGGAAGATTCCGAGGAAGATTCTGAGGAGGAAGATTCTGAAGATTCAGAGGAGGAAGTCAAGGAAGAGGAATGTATGTTAGAGATGTGGGTGTTGGAGGAATATAACAACTGGAATTCTTGGAAGAAGATGTATAGAATTGATTTGGAGAAGGAGATTGCTGGACTCTGCACCAAATTGATAGGGCTCACGTACAATGGGATTATTTGCATTCGAACTATGAATGATGGGTTTGTTGTTGTTGACCCAAGTTGGGATCCACCTTCATATGTCATTGTGAGGAAACATTGTGAAAAGGTTCACAATGTGGCTGATTATGTGGAGACTCTCGTTTCTCCATTTTCTCCTTTTGCttctgatgatgatgatgatgatgatgaagaaagTGATGATGACGAGGATGATagtggtgatggtggtggtgatggtgatgatgatgatggtggtggtgttggTGGTTGTGATGATAATGGAATTAATTTGACTTTGAGTTTATAG